The following are from one region of the Epinephelus fuscoguttatus linkage group LG11, E.fuscoguttatus.final_Chr_v1 genome:
- the zfyve1 gene encoding zinc finger FYVE domain-containing protein 1 — translation MSGQGPAADKGMNSTLGCQESYACGGSDEAAFECDECGSLQCARCELELHRQERMRNHDRVRIAPGHVPFCDSCKGDSSCSVNGGRLRAVVRCQGCKINLCLDCQKRTHSGVNKRKHPLTPYPPARAPQDNSVSEGESQMELLKAELERVCSFLLVDEREEMQVKDEDDFVSRLGCRPDELLKVVSIFGNTGEGKSHTLNHTFFLGREVFKTSPTQESCTVGVWAAMDPVHRVVVIDTEGLLGAGANQGQRTRLLLKVLAICDVVIYRTHADRLHDDLFKFLGDASDAYLKHFTKELKATTTRCGLDVPLSTLGPAVIIFHETVHTKLLGSDKPSESAERLLQERFRKLGLFPEAFSSIQYRGTRTYNPPTDFSGLLRSLEQQLDNNTTRSPRSASVIYKALQALSERFSGEISDEHMTSNSFFPDEYFTCSSLCLSCGSGCKRSMNHLKEGLDHEAKHRCRYSAQYDNRIYTCKACYEGGKEVIVVPKTTASSDSPWFGLAIYAWSGYVIECPNCAVIYRSRQYWYGNQDPVETVVRTEIQHIWPGSDGFLKDNNNAAQRLLDGVKYISQSVSELSVKPAKAVTSWLTDQIAPAYWKPNSLILNCHKCGEEFQPNDTKHHCRACGEGFCDSCSSKTRPVPERGWGLAPVRVCDACFHNRGIPTELLDAALEEEGGTLIARKVGEAVQNTLGAVVGAIDIPLGLVKDAARPAYWVPDQDIHSCNECQREFSPRLSIHHCRACGQGVCDDCSQERRAVPSRGWDHPVRVCSGCNQKAGEL, via the exons TGCAGACAAAGGCATGAACTCCACACTGGGCTGTCAGGAGAGCTACGCCTGCGGGGGTTCAGATGAGGCCGCCTTTGAGTGTGATGAATGTGGCAGCCTGCAGTGTGCCCGCTGCGAGCTGGAGCTGCACCGCCAGGAGCGGATGAGGAATCACGACCGGGTTCGGATTGCACCGGGCCACGTTCCTTTCTGCGACTCGTGCAAAGGTGACAGCAGCTGCTCCGTCAACGGCGGTCGGCTCAGGGCGGTGGTGCGCTGCCAGGGCTGTAAGATCAACCTGTGTTTGGACTGCCAGAAACGCACCCACAGCGGAGTCAACAAGAGGAAGCACCCTCTGACACCCTACCCCCCTGCCAGAGCTCCCCAGGACAACAGCGTGAGTGAGGGGGAGTCACAGATGGAGCTGCTGAAGGCAGAGCTGGAGAGGGTGTGCAGCTTCCTTTTGGTGGATGAGAGGGAGGAGATGCAG GTGAAGGATGAGGACGACTTTGTGAGCAGACTGGGCTGCAGGCCAGACGAGCTCCTCAAAGTGGTCTCCATCTTTGGGAACACCGGCGAGGGCAAGTCTCACACCCTGAACCACACGTTCTTCCTCGGCCGAGAAGTGTTCAAGACCTCGCCCACCCAGGAATCCTGCACTGTGGGTGTCTGGGCAGCCATGGACCCTGTGCACCGCGTGGTGGTCATCGACACAGAAGGACTGCTGGGAGCCG GAGCTAATCAGGGCCAGCGGACCCGGCTGCTCCTCAAAGTCCTGGCTATTTGCGACGTGGTCATCTACCGAACCCATGCCGACCGTCTCCATGACGATCTCTTCAAGTTCCTGGGTGATGCGTCAGATGCCTACCTGAAACATTTCACCAAGGAGCTGAAGGCAACGACCACCCGCTGTGGTCTCGATGTCCCGTTGTCCACTCTGGGCCCTGCTGTGATCATCTTCCATGAGACCGTCCACACCAAGCTGCTAGGATCAG ACAAACCGTCTGAATCGGCCGAGCGTCTTCTCCAGGAGCGTTTCAGGAAGCTTGGTCTGTTTCCAGAAGCGTTCAGCTCCATCCAGTACCGCGGAACTCGGACCTACAACCCTCCCACAGACTTCAGCGGTCTTCTGCGCAGCCTGGAGCAACAGCTGGACAACAACACCACCCGCTCGCCACGCTCTGCCAGCGTCATCTACAAGGCTCTGCAG GCTCTGAGCGAACGCTTCAGTGGGGAGATTTCAGACGAGCACATGACCAGTAACTCGTTCTTTCCAGATGAGTACTTCACCTGCTCCAGCCTCTGTCTCAGCTGTGG TTCAGGCTGTAAGAGAAGCATGAATCACCTGAAGGAAGGACTTGACCACGAAGCCAAACATCGCTGCCGCTACTCTGCACAGTATGACAACCGCATCTACACCTGCAAG GCCTGCTatgaaggagggaaggaggtaATCGTGGTTCCCAAAACGACGGCCTCGTCTGACTCACCGTGGTTTGGCTTGGCCATCTATGCTTGGTCTGG GTATGTAATCGAGTGCCCCAACTGTGCAGTGATCTACAGAAGCAGGCAGTACTGGTATGGAAACCAGGATCCAGTGGAAACAGTGGTCAGAACAGAGATCCAGCACATCTGGCCTGGG TCTGACGGTTTCTTGAAAGACAACAACAACGCCGCCCAGAGGTTGCTGGACGGAGTCAAATACATTTCTCAGTCAGTGTCTGAACTCAGCGTCAAGCCTGCCAAAGCAGTCACCTCCTGGCTTACCGACCAGATCGCTCCTGCCTACTGGAAACCCAACTCTCTTATCCTG aatTGCCATAAATGTGGGGAGGAGTTCCAGCCCAACGACACCAAGCACCACTGTCGTGCCTGTGGAGAGGGCTTCTGTGACTCCTGCTCCTCAAAAACCCGGCCTGTCCCAGAGAGGGGCTGGGGCCTCGCGCCCGTCCGAGTCTGCGACGCATGTTTCCACAACAGAGGAATCCCAACTG AGTTACTGGATGCTGCCttggaggaggaaggaggcaCCCTGATAGCCAGGAAGGTTGGGGAGGCGGTCCAGAACACTTTAGGAGCTGTAGTCGGCGCCATTGACATACCTCTTG GCCTGGTGAAGGACGCCGCTCGTCCAGCCTACTGGGTTCCAGACCAGGACATCCACTCCTGCAACGAGTGCCAGAGGGAGTTCTCCCCACGTCTCTCCATCCACCACTGCCGCGCCTGCGGCCAGGGAGTGTGTGACGACTGCTCTCAGGAGCGACGTGCCGTCCCCTCCCGCGGCTGGGACCACCCGGTGAGGGTCTGCAGCGGCTGCAACCAGAAAGCTGGGGAGCTCTAG